From one Jatrophihabitans sp. genomic stretch:
- a CDS encoding alpha/beta family hydrolase, with product MPRLKIATPVGESVVDLDPAAEARTVLVIGHGAGGSVEAPDILAVRKACLAAGISVARVTQPYRVAGKKAVPPIGTLDQAWRAVIASLGRRKVLTGLDFVYAGRSSGARVACRCAADELTRPAPIGVVALAFPLHPPGRPDKSRLPELAATPCPVLVVQGVNDPFGMPGPGPGRTVEQVPGDHGLRRETARIGQLVADWINTLG from the coding sequence ATGCCCCGCCTGAAGATCGCGACCCCGGTGGGAGAGTCGGTCGTCGACCTGGACCCGGCAGCCGAGGCCAGGACGGTGCTGGTGATCGGCCACGGCGCCGGCGGCTCGGTCGAGGCGCCCGACATCCTGGCGGTGCGCAAGGCCTGCCTGGCCGCCGGGATCAGCGTCGCGCGGGTGACCCAGCCCTATCGGGTGGCGGGCAAGAAGGCGGTGCCGCCGATCGGCACGCTGGATCAGGCCTGGCGAGCGGTGATCGCCTCGCTCGGCCGGCGCAAGGTGCTCACCGGCCTGGACTTCGTCTATGCCGGCCGCTCGTCCGGCGCCCGGGTCGCCTGCCGGTGCGCCGCCGACGAGCTGACCAGGCCGGCGCCGATCGGGGTGGTGGCATTGGCCTTTCCGCTGCACCCGCCAGGGCGCCCGGACAAGTCACGGCTGCCGGAGCTGGCAGCGACGCCGTGCCCGGTGCTGGTCGTGCAGGGCGTCAACGACCCGTTCGGAATGCCCGGACCAGGACCCGGCCGCACGGTCGAGCAGGTGCCCGGTGACCATGGGCTCAGACGCGAGACCGCCCGGATCGGCCAGCTGGTCGCGGACTGGATCAACACGCTGGGATGA
- a CDS encoding SOS response-associated peptidase yields the protein MCGRYVSSASTADLLTEFDVEEVVGEELRPSWNVAPTDPVRAILRRPPKEPTEQAEPDKPVRQLRTLRWGLVPSWSKDPKSGARMINARIETVTEKPAFKKAAARRRCLLPAAGYYEWQKTDHGKVPYFLHDPDGRLLAMAGLYELWRDPALADDDPNRWLWSCTIITQQATDLLGEIHDRNPVLVPPELQAAWLDCSSDDPATARKILDQIPEARLEPYVVSPAVGNVRNDGPELIQPVELPEQQPLQL from the coding sequence ATGTGCGGACGCTATGTCAGCTCGGCCTCGACGGCCGACCTTCTCACCGAGTTCGACGTCGAGGAGGTGGTCGGCGAAGAGCTGCGGCCGTCCTGGAATGTCGCACCCACCGATCCGGTGCGGGCTATCCTGCGGCGGCCCCCGAAGGAGCCCACCGAGCAGGCCGAGCCGGACAAGCCGGTTCGCCAGCTCCGCACGCTGCGGTGGGGTCTGGTGCCCAGCTGGTCCAAGGACCCCAAGAGCGGCGCCCGGATGATCAACGCCCGGATCGAGACGGTGACCGAGAAGCCGGCGTTCAAGAAGGCCGCGGCCCGCCGCCGGTGCCTGCTGCCGGCGGCCGGTTACTACGAGTGGCAGAAGACCGACCACGGCAAGGTCCCGTACTTCCTGCACGACCCGGACGGCCGGTTGCTCGCGATGGCCGGGCTCTACGAGCTGTGGCGCGACCCGGCGCTGGCAGACGATGACCCGAACCGGTGGCTGTGGTCCTGCACGATCATCACCCAGCAGGCCACCGACCTGCTCGGCGAGATCCATGACCGCAACCCGGTGCTGGTGCCGCCCGAGCTGCAGGCGGCCTGGCTGGACTGCTCCAGCGACGACCCGGCCACCGCGCGCAAGATCCTGGACCAGATTCCGGAGGCACGGCTGGAGCCCTACGTGGTCTCACCTGCCGTCGGCAACGTCCGCAACGACGGGCCCGAACTCATCCAGCCGGTAGAGCTGCCCGAGCAGCAGCCCCTGCAGCTGTGA
- a CDS encoding DUF6158 family protein, with translation MAEHPHGIDPAALADDDLRRELKHLHDTRHDTLLGGSEDALEHHTRRMLELEAEFLTRFPQESAPDPRRTRAGSRREAGQD, from the coding sequence ATGGCAGAGCACCCGCACGGCATCGATCCGGCAGCACTGGCCGACGATGACCTTCGCCGTGAGCTCAAGCACCTGCACGACACCCGGCACGACACCTTGCTGGGTGGCAGCGAGGACGCGCTGGAGCACCACACCCGGCGGATGCTCGAGCTGGAGGCCGAGTTCCTGACCCGCTTTCCGCAGGAGAGCGCGCCGGACCCACGGCGCACCCGGGCAGGCAGCCGCCGAGAGGCCGGGCAGGACTGA
- a CDS encoding RNA polymerase sigma factor yields MGEWISREVVVDTVEAPAIPATADGFAHWVSPHLAVLAVLAERQVGAAAAADVLQETLLRAWRRRETFRPDRGTARSWLVAILLDQARRHRMRWRWTSSTSQPPASGLAGPNGDRVDLERAIARLSRRQRQVVTLYYLADLAVAEVAVALGISESSVKAHLVAARAGLKTLLEES; encoded by the coding sequence GTGGGGGAATGGATAAGTCGCGAGGTCGTCGTCGACACCGTTGAGGCGCCGGCCATCCCGGCGACGGCCGACGGCTTCGCCCACTGGGTGTCGCCGCACCTGGCCGTGCTCGCGGTCCTCGCGGAGCGGCAGGTCGGCGCGGCCGCGGCCGCGGATGTGCTGCAGGAGACGCTGCTACGCGCCTGGCGCCGCAGAGAGACCTTTCGGCCTGACCGCGGCACCGCCCGCTCGTGGCTGGTGGCGATCTTGCTGGACCAGGCACGCCGGCACCGGATGCGCTGGCGATGGACGAGTTCGACCTCGCAGCCGCCGGCGAGCGGCCTTGCCGGTCCGAACGGCGACCGGGTCGATCTCGAGCGTGCGATCGCGAGATTGTCCCGACGCCAACGCCAGGTCGTCACTCTGTACTACCTGGCAGATCTCGCGGTCGCCGAGGTGGCAGTGGCCCTCGGCATCAGTGAATCTTCGGTCAAGGCTCATCTGGTCGCTGCTCGGGCGGGGCTCAAGACGCTTCTGGAGGAGTCGTGA
- the aroA gene encoding 3-phosphoshikimate 1-carboxyvinyltransferase codes for MADESRGRSWNAPVADGPVTAVLELPGSKSLTNRVLVLAALSATPTRICAPLRARDTLLMAAALRGLGVEVCEDGADWVVRPGVLHGGSVDCGLAGTVMRFVPPLAALAVGDSHFDGDPAARVRPMSTLIEGLRQAGAVISDGGRAALPFTVHGAGALPGGRVLIDAAASSQFVSALLLAGARFDKGLELVHHGADLPSLPHIEMTVTALREAGASVDTTAADRWLVAPGPIDLTDLVIEPDLSNAAPFLAAALVTGGSVTVPRWPASTNQPGALLAELLTSMGATVALGDAGLTVTGNGAIGPLTADLHEASELTPVLAALCALADGESVITGVAHIRGHETDRLAALATELNALGGDVTETEDGLVLRPARLHGGRWHSYADHRMAQAGAVLGLAVPGVKVDDIGCTSKTLADFPGMWQRLLSPATAPPVPPDAAHRAAE; via the coding sequence GTGGCTGACGAATCTCGCGGACGTAGCTGGAACGCGCCCGTGGCCGACGGGCCGGTGACGGCTGTTCTCGAGCTACCCGGTTCGAAGTCGCTGACCAACCGGGTGCTGGTGCTGGCCGCGCTGTCAGCCACCCCGACCCGGATCTGCGCCCCGCTGCGGGCCCGCGACACGTTGCTGATGGCGGCGGCGCTGCGCGGTCTGGGGGTCGAGGTGTGCGAGGACGGCGCGGACTGGGTGGTCCGGCCGGGAGTTCTGCACGGTGGCTCGGTGGACTGCGGCCTGGCCGGCACCGTGATGCGGTTCGTGCCGCCGCTGGCCGCGCTGGCGGTGGGTGACAGCCACTTCGACGGCGACCCGGCCGCCCGGGTCCGGCCGATGAGCACCCTGATCGAGGGGCTGCGCCAGGCCGGCGCGGTGATCAGCGACGGTGGTCGCGCGGCGCTGCCGTTCACGGTGCACGGCGCCGGCGCGCTGCCCGGCGGCCGGGTGCTGATCGACGCCGCCGCGTCCTCGCAGTTCGTCTCGGCGTTGCTGCTGGCCGGCGCCAGGTTCGACAAGGGCTTGGAGCTGGTGCATCACGGCGCCGACCTGCCGTCGCTGCCGCACATCGAGATGACCGTGACAGCGCTGCGCGAGGCCGGCGCGAGCGTCGACACCACCGCCGCCGACCGCTGGCTGGTCGCCCCCGGCCCGATCGACCTCACCGACCTGGTCATCGAGCCGGACCTGTCCAACGCCGCGCCGTTCCTGGCCGCGGCACTGGTGACCGGCGGCTCGGTGACGGTGCCCCGGTGGCCCGCAAGCACCAACCAGCCGGGCGCGCTGCTGGCCGAGCTGCTGACCTCGATGGGAGCCACGGTGGCGCTCGGCGACGCCGGGCTGACGGTGACCGGCAACGGCGCGATCGGCCCGCTGACCGCCGACCTGCACGAAGCCAGCGAGCTCACACCGGTGCTGGCGGCGCTGTGCGCGCTGGCCGACGGCGAGTCGGTGATCACCGGAGTGGCTCACATCCGCGGCCATGAGACCGATCGGCTGGCGGCGCTGGCCACCGAGCTGAACGCCCTCGGCGGCGACGTCACCGAGACCGAGGACGGCCTGGTGCTGCGCCCGGCGCGGCTGCACGGCGGGCGGTGGCACAGCTACGCCGACCACCGGATGGCGCAGGCCGGCGCGGTGCTGGGGCTGGCGGTTCCCGGCGTGAAGGTCGATGACATCGGCTGCACCAGCAAGACCCTGGCGGACTTTCCGGGCATGTGGCAGCGACTGCTCTCACCCGCCACCGCTCCCCCGGTCCCACCCGACGCTGCTCACCGAGCCGCGGAATAA
- the rsgA gene encoding ribosome small subunit-dependent GTPase A, with protein sequence MAQRDTRRLDEDDVRNRPTRYGSRARTKQRPAHEDASTGMVVTVDRGRFTVLLDDSQALLTAMRARELGRTAIVVGDRVGVVGDLTGAPDTLSRIVRVEPRQTVLRRTADDNDPYERVIVANADQLLIVTALADPPPVYGLIDRCVVAALTAGLEPILLLTKADLASPEQVLDNYAELDIPAIVTSRGADLAPIRAVLDSHVTVFVGHSGVGKSTLVNALVPGAARSTGVVSEAGKGRHTSTSVFALALPEPARGWVIDTPGVRSFGLAHVSADDVLWAFPDLEDGAAQCPGSCEHLAAADGCKLDAWVASGHSTPARLDAYRRLLFSRKDLGGAIPLP encoded by the coding sequence ATGGCACAGCGCGACACCAGGCGGCTGGACGAGGACGACGTCCGCAACCGGCCCACCCGGTACGGCAGCCGGGCCCGCACCAAGCAGCGGCCGGCGCACGAGGACGCCTCCACCGGGATGGTGGTCACCGTCGACCGCGGCCGGTTCACGGTGCTGCTCGATGACAGTCAGGCGCTGCTGACCGCGATGCGGGCCCGCGAGCTGGGCCGCACCGCGATCGTCGTCGGCGATCGGGTCGGGGTGGTCGGTGATCTGACCGGAGCGCCGGACACGCTGTCCAGGATCGTCCGGGTCGAGCCGCGCCAGACCGTGCTGCGGCGCACCGCCGACGACAACGACCCGTACGAGCGGGTGATCGTGGCCAACGCCGACCAGCTGCTGATCGTGACCGCGCTGGCCGACCCGCCGCCGGTCTACGGCCTGATCGACCGGTGCGTGGTCGCCGCGCTGACCGCCGGCCTGGAGCCGATCCTGTTGCTGACAAAGGCGGATCTGGCCTCACCCGAGCAGGTGCTGGACAACTACGCCGAGCTCGACATCCCGGCCATCGTGACCTCGCGCGGGGCCGATCTGGCGCCGATCCGGGCCGTCCTGGACTCACACGTCACCGTCTTCGTCGGCCATTCCGGGGTCGGCAAGTCAACGCTGGTGAACGCCCTGGTGCCTGGCGCCGCGCGCAGCACCGGCGTGGTCAGCGAGGCCGGCAAGGGCCGGCACACCTCCACCTCGGTGTTCGCCCTGGCGCTGCCCGAACCGGCGCGCGGCTGGGTGATCGACACCCCCGGGGTGCGCTCGTTCGGGCTGGCGCACGTCAGCGCCGACGACGTGCTGTGGGCGTTCCCGGACCTGGAGGACGGCGCGGCGCAATGCCCGGGAAGCTGCGAGCATCTGGCGGCCGCCGACGGCTGCAAGCTCGACGCCTGGGTCGCCTCCGGGCACTCCACGCCGGCCAGGCTGGATGCCTACCGGCGGCTGCTGTTCAGCCGCAAGGACCTCGGCGGCGCGATCCCGCTCCCGTGA
- a CDS encoding FAD-dependent monooxygenase, whose translation MSSTGSAVVIGASIGGLLAARVLSDTYSRVVVLDRDVLPEGAAARRGVPQGRQLHVLLSRGKEALDELFPGLSAELNARGVPLVDLHDDVHWYNDGQRMLRAPSPLIALGMSRPLLEDALRARVRALPGVELSGPTEVLGLTATADGSRVTGVRLLPSGPGGADRAEETLSADLVVDASGRGSRTPIWLEELGYPRPAEEQVRVDVTYVTRVYRREPHHLEGLSGALTNAVPGLPRAGIVAAQEDGCYAVALSGMLGEEPPTADEGMAAFADSLSAPQVGEVVRTAVAQSPAVKMRFPVSTRRRYERLRRFPAGYLVVADALCSFNPIYGQGMTVAALEALLLRRLLGDTATGAGAGAGASDDLARRFFRGAARVIDGPWSIAVGTDLRFPEVTGRRSPKVRFVNAYVHRLHVAAVADPVLGAAFLRVLNLVDAPTRLLAPGIVLRVLRGSVGRRAASTPDGTPAVRAG comes from the coding sequence ATGTCATCTACCGGCAGCGCCGTGGTCATCGGCGCCAGCATCGGCGGGCTGCTCGCGGCCCGCGTGCTCAGCGACACCTACTCCCGGGTGGTGGTCCTCGATCGGGATGTGCTCCCCGAGGGCGCGGCGGCCCGGCGCGGGGTGCCGCAGGGCCGGCAGTTGCACGTGCTGCTCTCGCGCGGCAAGGAGGCGCTCGACGAGCTGTTCCCGGGCTTGTCCGCCGAACTCAACGCCCGCGGCGTGCCGCTGGTCGACCTGCACGACGACGTGCACTGGTACAACGACGGCCAACGGATGCTGCGCGCGCCGTCCCCGCTGATCGCGCTGGGGATGAGCCGGCCGCTACTGGAGGACGCGTTGCGCGCCCGCGTCAGGGCGCTGCCGGGAGTGGAATTGAGCGGCCCGACCGAGGTGCTGGGCCTGACCGCCACCGCCGACGGCAGCCGGGTCACCGGAGTGCGGCTGCTGCCGTCGGGCCCAGGCGGCGCCGACCGTGCCGAGGAGACACTCTCCGCTGACCTGGTGGTGGACGCCAGCGGTCGCGGCTCGCGCACCCCGATCTGGCTGGAGGAGTTGGGGTACCCGCGCCCCGCCGAGGAGCAGGTGCGGGTCGACGTCACCTACGTCACCCGTGTCTACCGCCGGGAGCCGCACCACCTGGAAGGTCTGTCCGGCGCGCTGACCAACGCTGTGCCGGGACTGCCCCGGGCCGGCATCGTCGCGGCCCAGGAGGATGGCTGTTACGCCGTGGCGCTGTCCGGCATGCTCGGCGAGGAGCCGCCCACCGCCGACGAGGGCATGGCCGCGTTCGCCGACTCGCTGTCCGCCCCGCAGGTCGGCGAGGTCGTGCGAACCGCCGTGGCGCAGAGCCCCGCGGTCAAGATGCGCTTTCCGGTGAGCACCCGGCGCCGCTACGAGCGGCTGCGCCGGTTCCCCGCCGGCTACCTGGTGGTGGCGGACGCTCTGTGCAGCTTCAACCCGATCTACGGCCAGGGCATGACTGTCGCCGCGCTGGAGGCGCTGCTGCTGCGCCGGCTGCTCGGCGACACCGCCACCGGCGCCGGCGCTGGCGCTGGCGCCAGTGATGACCTCGCCCGGCGCTTCTTCCGGGGGGCCGCCCGGGTGATCGACGGGCCGTGGTCGATCGCGGTCGGCACCGACCTGCGCTTTCCGGAGGTGACCGGGCGGCGCTCGCCGAAGGTGCGGTTCGTCAACGCCTACGTGCACCGGCTGCACGTGGCGGCGGTGGCCGATCCAGTGCTGGGGGCGGCGTTCCTGCGGGTGCTCAACCTGGTGGACGCGCCGACCCGGCTGCTCGCGCCGGGAATCGTGCTACGGGTGCTGCGGGGCTCGGTCGGCCGCCGGGCCGCCAGCACCCCGGACGGCACGCCCGCGGTGCGGGCCGGTTAG
- a CDS encoding aminotransferase class I/II-fold pyridoxal phosphate-dependent enzyme — MTGPGAAGPSARSAVSPFYVMQVFQLAEARRNLGLPVYNLAIGQPGTPAPAAVRQAARQALAEHQLGYTDALGLPPLRAAIAEHSRAWYGIDVPPANVVVTTGSSGGFLAAFLAAFEAGQVVAMARPGYPAYRNILTSLGYVVQEFDCGPGHGFTPTLAMLQALDPVPDGLILGSPANPTGAMVAPDQLAEIAAWCRDSGVRLISDEIYHGISYAGPGASAWQFDRSAIVVNSFSKYFSMTGWRVGWLLVPDELLEAVDRLVANFTICPPTLSQLAALAAFDAHAELEANVARYAESRALLLQALPAIGLDRLAPADGAFYIYADVSDHTDDSLAWVRQVLAATGVALAPGLDFDATDGHRFARLSFAGDITVIEQGVTVLGKYLQAGG, encoded by the coding sequence ATGACCGGACCAGGTGCCGCTGGCCCGTCCGCGCGTTCGGCGGTGTCGCCGTTCTACGTGATGCAGGTCTTCCAGCTGGCCGAGGCCCGGCGCAACCTGGGGCTGCCGGTGTACAACCTGGCGATCGGCCAGCCGGGCACCCCCGCGCCGGCGGCGGTGCGCCAGGCGGCCCGGCAGGCGCTGGCCGAGCACCAGCTCGGTTACACCGACGCGCTCGGGCTCCCGCCGTTGCGGGCGGCGATCGCCGAGCACAGCCGGGCCTGGTACGGCATCGACGTGCCGCCGGCCAACGTGGTGGTCACCACCGGCTCGTCCGGCGGCTTCCTGGCGGCGTTCCTGGCCGCCTTCGAGGCGGGCCAGGTGGTCGCGATGGCCCGGCCGGGCTATCCCGCCTATCGCAACATCCTGACCAGCCTGGGTTATGTGGTGCAGGAGTTCGACTGCGGCCCGGGCCACGGGTTCACCCCGACGCTGGCGATGCTGCAGGCGCTGGACCCGGTGCCCGACGGGCTGATCCTGGGCTCGCCGGCCAACCCCACCGGCGCGATGGTGGCGCCGGACCAGCTCGCCGAGATCGCGGCCTGGTGCCGGGACTCGGGCGTCCGGCTGATCTCGGACGAGATCTATCACGGCATCAGCTACGCCGGCCCGGGCGCCAGCGCCTGGCAGTTCGACCGGTCGGCGATCGTGGTGAACTCGTTCTCCAAGTACTTCTCGATGACCGGCTGGCGAGTGGGCTGGCTGCTGGTGCCGGACGAGCTGCTGGAGGCGGTGGACCGGCTGGTCGCCAACTTCACGATCTGCCCGCCGACGCTGTCACAGCTGGCGGCGCTGGCGGCCTTCGACGCGCATGCCGAGCTGGAGGCCAACGTGGCCCGCTACGCCGAGAGCCGGGCGCTGCTGCTGCAGGCGCTGCCGGCGATCGGCCTGGACCGGCTGGCGCCGGCGGACGGGGCGTTCTACATCTACGCCGACGTCTCCGATCACACCGACGACTCGCTGGCCTGGGTTCGCCAGGTGCTGGCCGCCACCGGGGTGGCGCTGGCGCCGGGGCTGGACTTCGACGCCACCGACGGCCACCGGTTCGCCCGGCTGTCCTTCGCCGGCGACATCACCGTGATCGAGCAGGGTGTGACGGTGCTGGGCAAGTACCTGCAGGCCGGCGGCTGA
- a CDS encoding DUF2087 domain-containing protein, giving the protein MTQGQAGVDRARALADPASFDEIADPALRRVLRSYLVRGRLPVLPRGGVKRSLLLAYLATAFEPGVRYRETEVNSIVGVWNPDVAALRRYLVDAGLLARQDSVYWRCGGWT; this is encoded by the coding sequence GTGACACAGGGCCAAGCCGGCGTGGACCGGGCACGGGCGCTGGCCGATCCGGCGTCCTTCGACGAGATCGCCGATCCCGCTCTGCGCCGGGTGCTGCGTTCCTACCTGGTGCGCGGACGGTTGCCGGTTCTCCCGCGGGGCGGCGTCAAGCGCAGCCTGCTGCTGGCCTACCTGGCGACCGCCTTCGAACCCGGGGTGCGCTATCGGGAAACAGAGGTGAACTCGATCGTGGGGGTGTGGAACCCGGACGTGGCCGCACTGCGCCGCTACCTGGTCGATGCGGGGCTGCTGGCCCGGCAGGACAGCGTGTACTGGCGATGCGGGGGATGGACATGA
- the hisN gene encoding histidinol-phosphatase, whose translation MTSTPEYPPADPDHGWLADLELALRLAELADAVTTERFRSADLVVRTKPDLTPVSDADQAVERLIRQRLSADRPDDAFCGEESGTAGSGPRRWVLDPIDGTKNFVRGVPVWATLIALLVHDEPVLGVVSAPALGQRWWAARGQGAFGSSFGQPPRRLRVSAVSRLADASLSYASLSGWAELGRQQAFLELTNQVWRTRAYGDFWSYMLVAEGAVDLAAEPELSLWDMAALAPIVTEAGGRFTGLNGVDGVRQGNAAASNGLLHDALLTALDDHR comes from the coding sequence GTGACCAGTACGCCGGAATATCCGCCTGCTGACCCCGACCACGGCTGGCTGGCCGATCTCGAACTTGCCCTGCGGCTGGCCGAGCTGGCCGACGCCGTCACCACCGAGCGGTTCCGCAGCGCCGACCTGGTGGTGCGCACCAAACCTGACCTGACACCGGTCAGCGACGCCGACCAGGCCGTCGAGCGGCTGATCCGGCAACGGCTGTCCGCCGACCGACCTGATGACGCCTTCTGCGGCGAGGAGTCCGGAACGGCCGGCAGCGGGCCGCGCCGGTGGGTGCTCGACCCGATCGACGGCACCAAGAACTTCGTCCGCGGGGTGCCGGTCTGGGCGACCCTGATCGCCCTGCTGGTGCACGACGAACCGGTGCTGGGGGTGGTCAGCGCCCCGGCGCTTGGGCAGCGCTGGTGGGCGGCTCGCGGGCAGGGCGCGTTCGGCAGCTCGTTCGGCCAGCCGCCCCGGCGGCTGCGGGTCTCGGCCGTCAGCCGGCTCGCCGACGCCAGCCTGTCCTACGCCTCGCTGTCCGGATGGGCCGAGCTGGGCCGTCAGCAAGCATTCCTGGAGCTGACCAACCAGGTCTGGCGCACGCGGGCCTACGGGGATTTCTGGTCCTACATGCTCGTCGCCGAGGGCGCGGTGGACCTGGCCGCCGAACCCGAGCTGTCACTGTGGGACATGGCGGCCCTCGCGCCGATCGTCACCGAGGCCGGTGGCCGGTTCACCGGCCTGAACGGGGTGGACGGCGTGCGGCAGGGCAACGCCGCCGCGTCCAACGGCCTGCTGCACGACGCCTTGCTGACCGCGCTGGACGACCATCGCTGA
- a CDS encoding YbaK/EbsC family protein, translating to MTDPAPEVGPARLNWRNTIGGGDLLAAPVSAFLAGWPSAGLVSVAEIDPALADTAAFCEFYGVPPEASANCVVVTGKRAGEVKYAACMVLATDRADVNGAVRRLLDVRKASFAPMAEAVELTGMEYGGITPIGLPADWPVLVSGEVAAAGPVVIGSGLRRSKLRLDGALLGTLPGAEVVPELSQR from the coding sequence GTGACTGACCCCGCGCCGGAGGTCGGGCCGGCCCGGCTGAACTGGCGCAACACGATTGGCGGCGGAGACCTGCTAGCGGCGCCGGTCAGCGCGTTCCTGGCCGGCTGGCCCAGCGCCGGGCTGGTCTCGGTGGCTGAGATCGATCCGGCGCTGGCGGACACGGCCGCGTTCTGCGAGTTCTACGGGGTGCCTCCGGAGGCCTCGGCCAACTGCGTGGTGGTGACCGGCAAGCGGGCCGGCGAGGTCAAGTACGCGGCCTGCATGGTGCTGGCCACCGATCGGGCCGACGTCAACGGCGCGGTGCGCCGGCTGCTGGACGTGCGCAAGGCCTCCTTCGCCCCGATGGCCGAGGCCGTCGAGCTGACCGGCATGGAGTACGGCGGCATCACCCCGATCGGGCTGCCCGCCGACTGGCCGGTGCTGGTGTCGGGCGAGGTGGCCGCCGCCGGGCCGGTGGTGATCGGCAGCGGGCTGCGGCGCTCCAAGCTGCGCCTGGACGGCGCCTTGCTGGGCACCCTGCCAGGCGCTGAGGTGGTGCCCGAGCTGTCGCAACGCTGA
- a CDS encoding VOC family protein, whose product MPIHDGPWLDGTPCWIDLSVPDVDAARPFYEGVMGWEIQETPPEYGGYLNCLKNGRPAAGIGPKMTPEAPTGWLTHFATSDLEASVERVSANGGQLSMPPMDLMDLGRMAVCADPSGAGFSLWQAGSHAGLGVVNEPGSLIWTEQMSRSSQENLAFYGAVFGWEFHDMSTDDLRYATFVIESRDIGGVGEYAADDLELPAQWWVYLAVDDTDARVDQVVKLGGSVIRPPADSPYGRIATVADNQGASFSLMAAPPEGYGD is encoded by the coding sequence ATGCCAATCCATGATGGCCCGTGGCTCGATGGCACGCCCTGCTGGATCGACCTGTCCGTTCCGGACGTCGACGCGGCCAGGCCGTTCTATGAGGGTGTGATGGGCTGGGAGATCCAGGAGACCCCGCCGGAGTACGGCGGGTACCTCAACTGCCTGAAGAACGGCCGGCCGGCCGCCGGCATCGGCCCGAAGATGACGCCGGAGGCGCCGACCGGGTGGCTGACGCACTTCGCCACCTCCGACCTCGAAGCCTCGGTCGAGCGGGTCAGCGCGAACGGCGGCCAGCTGAGCATGCCGCCGATGGATCTGATGGACCTGGGCCGGATGGCCGTGTGCGCTGATCCCAGCGGCGCCGGCTTCAGCCTGTGGCAGGCCGGCAGCCATGCCGGACTGGGCGTCGTGAACGAGCCGGGCTCGCTGATCTGGACCGAGCAGATGAGCCGTTCGTCGCAGGAGAACCTCGCCTTCTACGGCGCGGTGTTCGGCTGGGAGTTCCACGACATGTCGACGGACGACCTTCGGTATGCCACCTTCGTGATCGAGAGCCGCGACATCGGCGGGGTGGGTGAGTACGCCGCCGACGATCTGGAACTGCCCGCCCAGTGGTGGGTGTACCTGGCGGTCGATGACACCGACGCGAGGGTCGATCAGGTGGTCAAGCTCGGCGGCAGCGTGATCCGCCCGCCCGCGGACTCCCCGTACGGCCGGATCGCCACCGTGGCCGACAACCAGGGCGCGAGCTTCTCGCTGATGGCCGCCCCGCCCGAGGGTTATGGTGACTGA
- a CDS encoding DUF427 domain-containing protein: MSMQAIWNGEVIAESDDTVVVENNHYFPLDSVRQDVLRPSQYETLCPWKGTASYYSLEVDGKLNQDAAWYYSEPKEAASQIKDRVAFWRGVEVRAG; this comes from the coding sequence ATGAGCATGCAAGCGATCTGGAACGGCGAGGTCATCGCCGAGAGCGATGACACCGTCGTCGTCGAGAACAATCACTACTTCCCGTTGGACTCCGTCCGGCAGGACGTGCTGCGGCCCTCGCAGTACGAGACCCTCTGCCCCTGGAAGGGCACGGCGTCCTACTACTCCCTCGAAGTGGACGGGAAGCTGAACCAGGACGCTGCCTGGTACTACTCCGAGCCCAAGGAGGCCGCCAGCCAGATCAAGGACCGGGTGGCCTTCTGGCGCGGCGTGGAGGTTCGCGCCGGCTAG